The following proteins come from a genomic window of Methanocella conradii HZ254:
- a CDS encoding ferredoxin domain-containing protein: MIAKGKDMEQRAIEEVAALMCAAARTAPKAKGVDNLVTLVVTGADKDRLAREMRRVAEEHNIGFFVRDADCVDKSQAVVLLGQRPLPAYVPQCGYCGFADCTENIKNTGVCAISMGDLGIAACSAAAVAALHHIDNRIMFSIGRAALNLKLFEDDQVKEAYGIPLSVSGKSPFFDRK, from the coding sequence ATGATAGCTAAGGGCAAGGACATGGAGCAGAGGGCCATCGAGGAGGTGGCGGCGCTCATGTGCGCTGCGGCCAGGACGGCCCCGAAGGCTAAGGGCGTTGATAACCTGGTGACACTTGTAGTTACTGGCGCAGATAAGGACAGGCTGGCCAGGGAAATGAGGAGGGTTGCGGAGGAGCATAATATAGGCTTTTTCGTCAGGGATGCGGACTGCGTGGATAAGTCGCAGGCCGTCGTCCTGCTTGGCCAGCGCCCACTGCCCGCATACGTCCCGCAGTGCGGCTATTGCGGGTTTGCGGACTGTACTGAAAATATCAAAAACACGGGAGTCTGCGCCATTAGCATGGGCGACTTGGGCATTGCCGCCTGCTCCGCCGCCGCTGTTGCGGCTCTCCACCACATAGATAACCGCATCATGTTCTCCATAGGCAGGGCGGCGCTAAACCTGAAACTATTCGAGGATGACCAGGTCAAGGAGGCCTACGGGATACCGCTGAGCGTATCGGGCAAGAGCCCATTCTTCGACAGGAAATAA
- the fen gene encoding flap endonuclease-1, protein MGVDLTDLAPKHEIELKELSGKIIAIDAFNTLYQFLSIIRQPDGTPLVDEKGQVTSHLSGIIYRVTNLIELGIKPVFVFDGKPPLLKAETIKARAEVREAARQMYEAAVEEGSAEAYKYAQAATSINAQIIEDSKTLLGYMGIPFIVAPSEGEAQASCMVSKGAADYVGSQDYDSLLFGAPRMVRNVTITGRRKVPRRNIYVDVKPEIVELKETLETLDITREQLIDIGILVGTDFNPGIYKVGPKTALKLVKKHKNMQEVFGELEQTIENYEEIKEFFLHPPVTDDYHIAWGRPEPAKIKHFLCDEHSFSQDRVEKVVERLEKAVVETGKQKTLSAWF, encoded by the coding sequence ATGGGAGTCGACCTGACCGACCTGGCGCCAAAGCATGAGATTGAGCTGAAGGAGCTGAGCGGCAAGATAATAGCCATAGACGCATTTAACACGCTGTACCAGTTTTTGAGCATAATACGGCAGCCTGACGGGACCCCGCTCGTTGATGAAAAGGGGCAGGTCACATCGCATTTGTCGGGTATAATATATAGGGTGACGAACCTGATTGAGCTGGGCATCAAGCCCGTGTTCGTATTCGATGGTAAGCCTCCGCTCCTTAAGGCTGAGACGATTAAGGCGAGGGCCGAGGTCAGGGAGGCGGCCAGGCAGATGTATGAGGCAGCGGTTGAGGAGGGCAGCGCAGAGGCGTACAAGTATGCCCAGGCCGCGACGAGCATAAATGCCCAGATAATAGAGGACTCGAAGACGCTGCTTGGCTATATGGGTATACCATTCATTGTCGCCCCATCCGAGGGCGAGGCGCAGGCATCCTGCATGGTCTCTAAGGGCGCCGCCGACTATGTAGGCTCTCAGGACTATGATTCTTTGCTGTTTGGCGCGCCGCGCATGGTTCGGAATGTGACCATAACGGGCCGCCGCAAGGTGCCCAGGAGGAACATCTACGTCGACGTGAAGCCCGAAATCGTAGAGCTAAAGGAAACGCTTGAAACGCTAGACATCACAAGGGAGCAGCTCATAGATATTGGCATCCTCGTGGGCACGGACTTTAACCCTGGGATTTACAAGGTAGGCCCGAAGACTGCCCTTAAGCTCGTCAAGAAACATAAAAACATGCAGGAGGTCTTCGGCGAATTAGAGCAGACCATCGAGAATTATGAGGAGATAAAGGAGTTCTTCCTGCACCCGCCCGTCACCGATGATTACCATATAGCATGGGGCCGGCCAGAGCCCGCGAAGATCAAGCACTTCTTGTGTGACGAGCATAGCTTCTCCCAGGACCGGGTGGAGAAGGTGGTCGAAAGGCTGGAGAAGGCGGTCGTAGAGACCGGCAAGCAAAAGACGCTATCGGCCTGGTTCTGA
- a CDS encoding DUF169 domain-containing protein, producing the protein MIVMASYEELSSRLKTLLGLKGSPVAVKLVAQRGEIPAGVAELKEKLRHCEMVQKARHGDVFYATKEQHACAGGAGALGVAETPEKIKTGEFYFGLGRFKTLESAKKTMDAVPRTGKHFIASMYAPLEKASFKPDVVVVIGNPKQILRIGQSNIYEKGGRNVVSFAGIQSLCGDAVAQPYNTGEMNATFGCDGSRKYAKIADDELIVGIPEAKLKGVVEALEKISK; encoded by the coding sequence ATGATCGTTATGGCAAGTTATGAGGAGCTGTCATCTAGGCTAAAAACGCTATTGGGCTTGAAGGGGTCCCCCGTGGCGGTCAAATTGGTCGCCCAGCGGGGCGAGATACCTGCGGGGGTGGCTGAGCTAAAGGAGAAGCTCAGGCACTGCGAGATGGTGCAGAAGGCGCGGCATGGCGACGTGTTCTATGCCACAAAGGAGCAGCACGCCTGCGCTGGAGGGGCTGGAGCGCTGGGCGTGGCGGAGACGCCCGAAAAGATAAAGACGGGGGAGTTCTACTTTGGGCTGGGCAGGTTTAAGACTCTTGAGTCAGCCAAGAAGACCATGGACGCCGTTCCCAGGACGGGCAAGCACTTCATAGCCTCCATGTACGCGCCGCTCGAGAAGGCGAGCTTCAAGCCCGACGTGGTGGTAGTGATAGGCAACCCGAAGCAAATACTGAGGATAGGGCAGTCAAACATATATGAGAAGGGCGGACGCAACGTCGTGAGCTTTGCGGGCATACAATCCCTGTGTGGCGATGCGGTGGCCCAGCCCTACAACACCGGGGAGATGAACGCCACGTTTGGGTGCGACGGCTCACGAAAGTACGCTAAGATAGCCGACGACGAGCTAATCGTGGGCATACCCGAGGCGAAGCTGAAGGGCGTCGTCGAGGCGCTTGAAAAGATATCAAAATAG
- a CDS encoding sugar phosphate isomerase/epimerase family protein: MPEILLQVCLDSLKKVDEAFDIAERSGYDGIELDCSALNVDLDTLFIRSVDYNMPIRSIVAPTLTFRRPLHYLLHGDVEAHSAIHIFKPRSIIFKVPNSPFLRDVSCFLFRDRLNYFKGLYGGSSICIENGAPAGSLKVPPVMDIKRVRDLAYDMDVFINFDVANCAASGFDILQAYDMLAPRVKGVHISDHRSPGSSHLVPGDGHLPLGALLSRMKSNRYDGTFSIELDRQELAGLDSGDLMVLYKELIGYVKSYF, encoded by the coding sequence ATGCCTGAAATATTGCTGCAGGTATGCCTGGATAGCCTTAAAAAGGTGGACGAGGCCTTTGATATCGCCGAAAGGTCTGGCTACGATGGCATCGAGCTGGACTGCTCGGCTCTAAATGTGGACCTTGATACCCTGTTCATCCGCTCCGTGGACTATAATATGCCTATAAGGAGCATTGTAGCCCCGACCCTTACCTTTAGGAGGCCTCTTCATTACCTTCTCCATGGCGACGTCGAGGCCCATTCTGCCATCCATATCTTTAAGCCTCGTAGCATCATCTTTAAGGTTCCTAACTCGCCATTTTTGCGTGACGTTTCATGTTTCCTTTTCAGGGATAGGCTGAATTATTTTAAAGGCTTATATGGTGGCTCTTCTATTTGCATAGAGAATGGCGCCCCAGCGGGTAGCCTTAAGGTGCCGCCAGTAATGGACATAAAGCGGGTCAGAGACCTCGCATACGATATGGACGTGTTCATTAATTTTGACGTGGCAAACTGTGCGGCGAGCGGCTTTGATATTTTGCAGGCGTATGACATGCTCGCCCCTCGCGTTAAAGGCGTTCACATTAGCGATCATCGAAGCCCTGGATCGAGCCACCTGGTGCCGGGCGATGGACACCTGCCGCTCGGTGCCCTCCTATCCAGGATGAAGTCCAATAGATATGACGGCACCTTTAGCATTGAGCTCGACCGGCAGGAGCTAGCAGGCCTGGATAGCGGCGACCTCATGGTACTCTACAAAGAGCTTATAGGCTACGTCAAGAGCTATTTTTAA
- a CDS encoding formylmethanofuran dehydrogenase subunit C, which produces MEKITLTPNGEKYLVLEAEVISPDVFAGKTLDEIKALKVWEGNTTWPLGKFFDISGTVAARAEDQAIVINGSVPRVKYIGAKMTAGAILCKGDVDMYCGAWMKGGSIIVKGNADAFAGIQMEGGKLVIEGNAGNYLGASYRGDWRGMKGGEIVVNGNAGCDIGEYMMGGTITVKGNVDINAGIHAGRALGPKDPGGKIVIYGDSPGRVGAQMIRGTIYVLGKIETMMPGFALKTTQEVEFDGKATPFKVYQGDRAEAGKGTLYVKA; this is translated from the coding sequence ATGGAAAAGATAACCTTAACCCCCAATGGCGAGAAGTACCTCGTCCTCGAGGCAGAGGTCATCAGCCCCGACGTTTTCGCCGGCAAGACCCTGGACGAGATCAAGGCCCTAAAAGTATGGGAGGGTAACACCACCTGGCCTTTAGGGAAGTTCTTCGACATCTCCGGCACAGTCGCCGCCAGGGCGGAGGACCAGGCCATAGTCATCAACGGGAGCGTCCCGAGGGTCAAGTACATCGGAGCCAAGATGACGGCTGGCGCTATCCTCTGTAAGGGCGACGTGGACATGTACTGCGGCGCCTGGATGAAGGGCGGCAGCATCATCGTCAAGGGCAACGCAGACGCCTTCGCGGGCATCCAGATGGAGGGCGGAAAGCTCGTCATCGAGGGCAACGCAGGCAACTACCTGGGAGCCTCGTATAGGGGCGACTGGCGTGGCATGAAGGGCGGCGAAATCGTCGTTAACGGCAACGCCGGCTGCGACATCGGCGAGTACATGATGGGCGGCACGATCACCGTCAAGGGTAACGTGGACATAAACGCTGGCATCCACGCCGGCAGGGCGCTTGGCCCCAAGGACCCTGGCGGAAAGATCGTCATCTACGGCGATTCCCCAGGCCGGGTTGGCGCCCAGATGATCCGCGGCACCATTTACGTTCTCGGCAAGATCGAGACCATGATGCCCGGCTTTGCCCTAAAGACGACACAGGAAGTCGAATTTGACGGCAAGGCAACTCCCTTTAAGGTCTACCAGGGCGACCGTGCAGAGGCCGGAAAAGGCACCCTTTACGTAAAGGCTTGA
- the fwdA gene encoding tungsten-dependent formylmethanofuran dehydrogenase subunit FwdA, translated as MAKKATTATNEILIKNGFVYDPASGINGDVKDIAVQNGKIVEPSRLTTGAKVIDARGKTVMAGGVDIHSHVAGPKVNVGRLYRPEDKLHDDRIMASTKLVRAGGGFSVPSTFTTGYRYAMMGYTMVNEAAMPPLLARHTHEEIRDTPIIDESAYTLLGNNWLVMEYIKRGEWDKLDAFVAWMLKATKGFVVKLVNPGGTEAWGWGKNCVTIDDPVPYFDVTPRDIIKGLAGANERLGLPHSIHLHGNNLGHPGNYTTTLKTLALTENMPINKKSGRTQNMHFTHAQFNCYGGTSWKDFESKADAIADYVNSHDHLTVDAGFVTLDETTTMTADGPMEFSLHSLNHLKWANEDVELETGSGVVPYIYDPKLHVCGIQWAIGLELALLIKDPMKCFMTTDHPNAGPFTRYPTVMSWLMSKKARDAKLATLHKWVPERTKIGSIDREMTLYEIAQMTRAGPAKALGLGKKKGSLAIGADADIAIYNYNPKTTDATQKPEAVVKAFERAAYTIKGGEIVIKDGEVVSNGTTKSTVWTNAVDGIENKEVTNDIVDKFLKYYSVTLNNYPVQDAYLVNPTVIKAGPLAGGN; from the coding sequence ATGGCCAAGAAAGCTACAACTGCAACAAATGAAATCCTGATAAAGAACGGGTTCGTTTACGACCCGGCGAGCGGCATAAATGGTGACGTCAAGGATATCGCTGTCCAGAACGGCAAGATAGTGGAGCCTTCCAGGCTTACCACCGGCGCTAAAGTCATAGATGCCAGGGGTAAGACCGTCATGGCTGGCGGAGTCGATATCCACTCGCACGTCGCAGGCCCAAAGGTCAACGTCGGAAGGCTATACAGGCCCGAGGACAAGCTTCACGATGACCGGATCATGGCCAGCACGAAGCTCGTGAGGGCGGGCGGAGGCTTCTCAGTGCCCTCGACGTTCACCACGGGCTACAGGTATGCCATGATGGGCTACACGATGGTCAACGAGGCGGCCATGCCGCCGCTGCTGGCCAGGCACACCCATGAGGAGATAAGGGACACCCCCATCATAGACGAGTCAGCCTACACGCTACTGGGCAACAACTGGCTCGTCATGGAGTACATCAAGAGGGGCGAGTGGGATAAGCTGGACGCCTTCGTCGCCTGGATGCTCAAGGCCACCAAGGGCTTTGTGGTGAAGCTGGTCAACCCTGGAGGAACTGAGGCGTGGGGCTGGGGCAAGAACTGCGTCACGATTGACGACCCCGTCCCGTACTTCGACGTGACCCCGAGGGACATCATAAAGGGCCTTGCAGGGGCCAACGAGCGCCTGGGCCTGCCGCACTCCATACACCTTCACGGCAACAACCTGGGCCATCCGGGCAACTACACGACGACCCTGAAGACGCTGGCGTTGACCGAGAACATGCCGATAAACAAGAAGTCTGGAAGGACCCAGAACATGCACTTCACGCACGCCCAGTTCAACTGTTACGGTGGTACTTCCTGGAAGGACTTCGAGTCTAAGGCTGACGCCATCGCGGACTACGTGAACTCCCACGACCACCTTACCGTAGACGCTGGCTTCGTGACCCTTGACGAGACCACCACCATGACGGCGGATGGCCCGATGGAGTTCAGCCTGCACTCGCTCAACCACCTGAAGTGGGCAAACGAGGACGTGGAGCTCGAGACAGGCTCGGGAGTCGTTCCATACATCTACGACCCCAAGCTGCACGTCTGCGGCATACAGTGGGCGATAGGGCTGGAGCTTGCCCTGCTTATTAAAGACCCCATGAAGTGCTTCATGACCACCGACCATCCGAACGCCGGGCCGTTCACCCGCTATCCAACGGTCATGAGCTGGCTCATGAGCAAGAAGGCGAGGGACGCAAAGCTGGCGACCCTCCACAAGTGGGTGCCCGAGAGAACCAAGATAGGGTCTATCGACCGAGAGATGACGCTCTACGAAATCGCCCAGATGACCAGGGCAGGGCCGGCAAAGGCTCTCGGCCTGGGCAAGAAGAAGGGCAGCCTGGCCATAGGCGCAGATGCGGACATCGCAATATACAACTACAACCCGAAGACGACGGATGCCACGCAGAAGCCCGAGGCGGTCGTCAAGGCGTTCGAGAGGGCGGCCTACACGATAAAGGGCGGCGAGATAGTCATCAAGGACGGCGAAGTGGTCTCCAACGGCACCACCAAGAGCACTGTCTGGACTAATGCGGTGGATGGCATCGAAAACAAGGAAGTCACCAACGACATCGTGGACAAGTTCCTGAAGTACTACTCGGTCACGCTGAACAACTACCCGGTGCAGGACGCATACCTCGTTAACCCGACTGTCATAAAAGCCGGGCCGCTGGCGGGAGGTAACTAA
- a CDS encoding formylmethanofuran dehydrogenase subunit B: MIEIQKTETATKPEGLRVVTDVVCPFCGTLCDDIKVVLDGNRIVDTMNACIIGNEKFKSAQAGHRIMQPLEREDGTTEFTPVSYDYAIEKAAQILASAKRPLYYGWSSTSCEAQEIGNELAEVTGGVTDNTASVCHGPSILAIQTVGAPMCTLGEVKNRADLIIYWGCNPIHAHPRHMSRYTIYPRGFFTERGFDDRTLVVVDPRPTDTAKQADIYIQVEQGKDYELLDALRTVTRGEDIPDVVAGVKKEQIKELAEVAKSKKFGLLFFGMGVTQTTGKHRNIDMAISWTQDMNKYTKFNLIPMRGHYNVTGSGQVMSWQSGFPFAMDFSRGYPRYNPGETAANDILLRHECDAALIIASDPGAHFPVEAMKYYAQIPTIAIDPHYTPTTGISKLVIPSSIIGVEEEGTAYRMDNVPIRCRKVVDAPKGILSDEEILRRILNRVKELKGIPAGQGHH; this comes from the coding sequence ATGATAGAGATTCAAAAGACAGAAACCGCTACGAAGCCAGAAGGCCTAAGAGTGGTAACGGATGTGGTCTGCCCGTTCTGTGGAACCCTTTGCGACGACATAAAGGTCGTGCTCGACGGCAACAGGATTGTCGACACGATGAACGCTTGTATAATAGGCAACGAGAAGTTCAAGTCGGCGCAGGCCGGCCACAGGATAATGCAGCCTCTCGAGAGGGAGGATGGCACCACTGAGTTCACCCCTGTGAGCTATGATTATGCCATAGAGAAGGCAGCTCAGATCCTGGCTAGCGCGAAGAGGCCGCTATACTATGGCTGGTCTTCAACGTCGTGCGAGGCGCAGGAGATAGGCAACGAGCTTGCCGAGGTCACTGGCGGCGTAACGGATAACACGGCTTCGGTCTGCCATGGCCCAAGCATTTTAGCCATCCAGACCGTGGGCGCGCCTATGTGTACGCTGGGGGAGGTCAAGAACAGGGCAGACCTCATAATATACTGGGGCTGCAATCCCATTCATGCCCACCCGAGGCACATGAGCCGCTACACGATTTACCCGAGAGGCTTCTTCACAGAGAGGGGCTTTGATGACCGCACGCTAGTGGTAGTGGACCCCAGGCCGACGGACACCGCCAAGCAGGCAGACATCTACATACAGGTAGAGCAGGGCAAGGACTACGAATTACTAGACGCCTTAAGGACGGTAACTAGGGGCGAGGACATCCCCGACGTGGTTGCAGGCGTAAAGAAGGAGCAGATCAAGGAGCTCGCCGAGGTGGCGAAATCCAAGAAGTTCGGCCTGCTCTTCTTCGGAATGGGGGTAACCCAGACGACGGGCAAGCACCGCAACATCGACATGGCCATCAGCTGGACGCAGGACATGAACAAGTATACGAAGTTCAACCTCATACCCATGCGAGGCCACTACAACGTTACTGGAAGCGGCCAGGTCATGTCCTGGCAGTCGGGCTTCCCGTTCGCCATGGACTTCTCCAGGGGCTACCCGCGGTATAACCCGGGAGAGACCGCCGCGAACGACATACTGCTGAGGCATGAATGCGACGCTGCCCTCATCATCGCGTCAGACCCGGGCGCACACTTCCCGGTGGAGGCGATGAAGTACTACGCCCAGATACCGACGATAGCGATTGACCCGCACTATACTCCCACGACTGGCATATCCAAGCTCGTCATACCGTCAAGCATAATCGGCGTAGAGGAGGAGGGCACTGCCTATCGCATGGACAACGTGCCAATCCGCTGCAGGAAGGTCGTAGACGCTCCTAAGGGCATCCTCTCAGACGAGGAGATCCTACGAAGGATTTTGAATAGAGTAAAGGAGCTGAAGGGCATCCCCGCTGGACAGGGGCATCACTGA
- a CDS encoding molybdopterin dinucleotide binding domain-containing protein — translation MTAIEVNLISGRTFMQGVAIEGHKHDEEYVKACGICEMDVADLKKLKVFPGQTVRVKSAYGEVVVRAVKTTQGPHPGLVFIPMGPWANQVTSPNTYSTGMPHFKGVKVTIEPAPNEKVLNGIELLQKTTLLKEKA, via the coding sequence ATGACTGCTATCGAAGTGAACCTGATATCAGGCAGGACATTCATGCAGGGTGTCGCCATCGAGGGACACAAGCATGATGAAGAGTATGTAAAGGCCTGCGGGATATGCGAGATGGACGTGGCTGATTTAAAAAAGCTCAAGGTATTCCCGGGCCAGACCGTGAGGGTCAAGTCAGCCTACGGAGAGGTAGTCGTTAGGGCGGTCAAAACAACCCAGGGTCCACACCCTGGGCTGGTCTTTATTCCCATGGGGCCCTGGGCAAACCAGGTTACGAGCCCGAACACGTATTCCACGGGCATGCCCCACTTCAAAGGAGTAAAGGTGACGATTGAGCCAGCGCCTAACGAGAAAGTTCTGAACGGCATCGAGCTGCTTCAGAAGACCACATTACTAAAGGAGAAGGCATAA
- a CDS encoding hydrogenase iron-sulfur subunit, whose amino-acid sequence MADEFEPKILGILCNWCTYAGADLAGTSRIQYPPNVRVIRVMCTGRIDPAFILEAFSLGADAVLVSGCHIGDCHYIAGNYKARRRIALTRKVLEQYGIDPRRLKMTFVSASEGALWAEVVKDMVNTIKKLGPSPVQKKVKVAAEAGHAAAADEDLAEIAKASAGKKLEAAPVQKK is encoded by the coding sequence ATGGCAGACGAGTTCGAACCCAAGATACTCGGTATCCTGTGCAACTGGTGTACCTACGCGGGCGCAGACCTTGCAGGGACATCTAGAATACAGTACCCGCCCAACGTCCGCGTCATCCGCGTGATGTGTACGGGCCGCATCGACCCTGCGTTCATCCTCGAGGCGTTCAGCCTCGGAGCCGACGCCGTGCTCGTGTCTGGCTGCCACATCGGCGACTGTCACTATATAGCGGGCAACTACAAGGCGAGGCGCAGGATCGCTTTAACCAGGAAAGTCTTAGAGCAGTATGGCATTGACCCGAGAAGGCTCAAGATGACGTTCGTCTCGGCATCCGAAGGTGCCCTGTGGGCGGAGGTCGTCAAGGACATGGTCAATACCATCAAGAAGCTGGGCCCGAGTCCCGTCCAGAAGAAGGTCAAGGTGGCGGCCGAAGCTGGCCATGCAGCCGCCGCGGACGAGGACCTGGCCGAGATCGCAAAGGCAAGCGCTGGTAAGAAGCTGGAAGCCGCACCGGTCCAGAAGAAGTGA
- a CDS encoding CoB--CoM heterodisulfide reductase iron-sulfur subunit A family protein has protein sequence MAEKKPNRVGVFICHCGTNIAGVIPIEKMVEYAKTLPNVVHAENYTYMCSTPGQAKIRDAIKEHNLEAVVVAACSPRLHEPTFRKTCAAGGLNPFIFEMANIREQSSWIHMKEPERATEKAKDIIRMSVARASLLEPLDTKYIPVEKAVMVIGGGVAGIQAALETADSGITTYLVEKEPSIGGNMSRLDKTFPTLDCSQCILTPKMVDVERHPNIKLLTYSEVEKVDGYIGNFTVTVRRKARGVKEADCNGCGDCAAVCPVTKGNEFDLGLGPRKAIYVPFPQAVPLKYTVDFNSCIKCELCVKKCGDKNAIDLNMKDELVEIKVGTIIVATGFDLYEIQKKEEWGYGVYDNVITGLQFERLINASGPTGGKLIRPSDGQKPHSVAFVLCAGSRDQDANPYCSRVCCMYSLKHAHQIMEKMPGTVPYIFYMDIRAFGKAYEEFYYRIQDEGAKFIRGRVSYIEENPVNKNLIVHAEDTLLGTPVALEADMVVLASAIVPKAETELLRNKLTISRSPDKFLLEAHPKLNPFSTSTDGIYLAGCCQGPKDIPDTVAQAAGAAAAAQVPINQGKVALEPIAAKVNEDLCSGCGVCGSLCPYKAITLNVISEGHRRASVNDAMCKGCGTCGAACPAKAITMQHFKNDQIRAQIAALFTPAGGA, from the coding sequence ATGGCTGAGAAGAAACCTAACAGAGTTGGAGTGTTCATCTGTCACTGCGGTACTAACATAGCGGGCGTCATTCCAATCGAAAAAATGGTCGAGTACGCTAAGACGCTTCCTAATGTGGTGCACGCTGAGAATTATACGTATATGTGCTCCACGCCCGGTCAGGCGAAGATCAGGGATGCCATCAAGGAGCATAACCTTGAGGCAGTAGTGGTGGCTGCTTGCTCGCCCCGCCTGCACGAGCCGACCTTCAGGAAGACCTGTGCAGCTGGCGGGTTGAATCCTTTCATATTCGAGATGGCGAACATTCGTGAGCAATCCTCCTGGATCCACATGAAGGAGCCGGAGAGGGCGACGGAGAAGGCGAAGGACATCATAAGGATGTCCGTGGCGAGGGCATCGCTGCTCGAGCCGCTCGATACGAAGTACATACCGGTCGAGAAGGCGGTAATGGTAATCGGCGGCGGCGTCGCGGGTATCCAGGCCGCGCTGGAGACTGCGGACTCCGGGATTACCACATACCTGGTCGAGAAAGAGCCGAGCATAGGCGGCAACATGTCCAGGCTGGACAAGACGTTCCCGACCCTGGACTGCTCGCAGTGTATCCTGACCCCGAAGATGGTGGACGTCGAAAGGCACCCCAACATTAAGCTGTTAACCTACTCTGAAGTCGAAAAGGTGGACGGCTACATCGGGAATTTCACCGTCACTGTGAGGCGGAAGGCCCGTGGCGTCAAGGAAGCCGATTGTAACGGCTGTGGTGACTGCGCGGCAGTTTGCCCGGTCACCAAGGGTAACGAGTTCGACCTCGGCCTGGGCCCGAGGAAGGCCATATACGTGCCCTTCCCGCAGGCAGTCCCGCTCAAGTACACCGTTGACTTTAACAGCTGTATAAAGTGTGAGCTTTGCGTGAAGAAGTGTGGTGACAAGAACGCCATAGACCTGAACATGAAGGACGAGCTCGTCGAGATCAAGGTGGGCACGATTATCGTCGCCACCGGCTTTGACCTGTACGAGATTCAGAAGAAGGAGGAGTGGGGCTACGGCGTCTACGATAACGTCATCACTGGCTTGCAGTTCGAGAGGCTCATAAACGCTTCAGGCCCGACTGGTGGCAAGCTTATCCGGCCGTCTGACGGCCAGAAGCCGCACAGCGTCGCGTTCGTTTTGTGCGCCGGCTCGAGGGACCAGGACGCCAACCCATACTGCTCGAGAGTCTGCTGCATGTACTCGCTCAAGCACGCCCACCAGATCATGGAGAAGATGCCGGGCACCGTGCCCTACATATTCTACATGGATATCAGGGCTTTTGGCAAGGCTTATGAGGAGTTCTACTACAGGATTCAGGATGAAGGCGCCAAGTTCATCAGGGGCAGGGTCTCTTACATAGAGGAGAACCCTGTTAATAAGAACTTGATCGTGCACGCTGAGGACACGTTGTTGGGCACGCCTGTAGCGCTTGAGGCCGATATGGTGGTGCTAGCTTCAGCTATAGTCCCGAAGGCTGAGACCGAGCTTCTAAGGAACAAGCTCACCATATCCAGAAGCCCGGACAAGTTCTTGCTGGAAGCGCATCCGAAGCTGAACCCGTTCTCCACGAGCACGGATGGCATATACCTGGCGGGCTGCTGCCAGGGCCCGAAGGACATTCCAGACACGGTTGCCCAGGCTGCAGGCGCGGCTGCGGCAGCGCAGGTTCCGATCAACCAGGGCAAGGTGGCCCTTGAGCCCATCGCGGCAAAGGTCAATGAAGACCTCTGCTCGGGCTGCGGCGTATGCGGAAGCCTGTGCCCGTACAAGGCCATCACGCTCAACGTGATAAGTGAGGGCCACAGAAGGGCTAGCGTGAACGATGCCATGTGTAAGGGCTGCGGCACCTGTGGCGCAGCATGCCCTGCAAAAGCGATAACTATGCAGCACTTCAAGAATGACCAGATAAGGGCGCAGATTGCAGCATTGTTCACCCCTGCTGGAGGTGCGTAA